Proteins from one Paraburkholderia phymatum STM815 genomic window:
- a CDS encoding cytochrome P450, translating to MNMSNYDLPKDMANHLVDPHYYTNPDRLHETYAWARANNPVGRAMADGHDPFWVVTKHADVSMISRDTVSFCNGEYSVVCRPKASIEHVISATGSPNIVRSLVHVDGDEHKNLRALTQSWFMPNSIIKLDGRIRSLARAMTAKLLQQSGQVIDFANDVASHYPLNVIMDILGVPQEDSLRLLTLTHEMFGSEDAEYKREMQRQGDSSSAMGKALLSVVADFKDYFKRLTEDRRANARNDIASVLANAVVNGQPIDERTLLGYYVIIAAAGHDTVSSSISVAMWALSRFPELLPRLQADRSLIPQFIDETCRYASPVRHFMRTATVDTDVRGRTIRKGDWLMLCYGSANFDEEVFPEPFNFNIDRKPNRHLAFGVGAHVCLGQHLANMEMRILFEELIPRLRLIEPAGEIEFIASSFVGGPKHLPVRCVMQ from the coding sequence ATGAACATGTCAAATTACGACCTGCCAAAAGACATGGCAAACCATCTGGTTGATCCGCATTACTATACCAACCCTGATCGTCTCCATGAAACGTATGCTTGGGCGCGCGCGAACAACCCTGTCGGGCGTGCAATGGCGGACGGGCATGATCCGTTCTGGGTGGTCACGAAACACGCCGACGTCTCCATGATTTCACGAGACACCGTCTCGTTTTGCAACGGCGAGTATTCTGTCGTCTGCCGGCCGAAAGCGTCGATCGAGCATGTCATTTCCGCAACTGGTAGCCCGAACATTGTCCGCTCGCTCGTGCATGTCGATGGGGACGAGCACAAGAATCTACGTGCGCTGACACAGTCATGGTTTATGCCGAACAGCATCATCAAGCTTGACGGCCGCATTCGGTCGCTGGCACGTGCGATGACCGCGAAACTGCTGCAGCAAAGCGGGCAAGTGATCGATTTTGCGAACGACGTTGCATCGCACTACCCGCTGAACGTGATCATGGATATTCTCGGCGTTCCGCAGGAGGATTCGCTGCGGCTTTTGACGCTGACTCATGAGATGTTCGGAAGCGAGGATGCGGAATACAAGCGCGAGATGCAGCGCCAAGGCGACTCGAGCAGCGCAATGGGCAAGGCTCTGCTGTCCGTTGTGGCCGACTTCAAGGACTACTTCAAGCGCCTCACCGAAGACCGCCGGGCGAACGCACGTAACGATATCGCGAGCGTACTAGCCAACGCGGTGGTCAATGGCCAGCCTATCGATGAAAGAACCCTTCTTGGCTATTACGTGATCATCGCCGCTGCGGGGCACGATACGGTTTCATCGTCCATCTCAGTCGCGATGTGGGCGTTGAGCCGCTTCCCTGAGCTGCTGCCGCGACTTCAGGCGGACCGTTCGCTGATTCCGCAGTTTATCGACGAAACCTGTCGTTACGCATCGCCTGTGCGTCATTTCATGCGTACGGCAACTGTCGACACCGACGTCCGAGGACGAACAATCCGGAAGGGCGATTGGCTGATGCTCTGCTACGGCTCAGCAAATTTTGACGAGGAAGTCTTTCCTGAGCCGTTCAATTTCAATATCGACCGCAAACCGAACCGGCATCTCGCATTCGGCGTTGGCGCTCACGTGTGCCTTGGTCAGCATCTCGCAAACATGGAGATGCGCATCCTGTTTGAGGAACTGATCCCGAGGTTGCGGCTTATCGAGCCGGCGGGTGAAATTGAATTCATCGCGTCCAGCTTCGTCGGTGGTCCAAAGCATCTTCCAGTGCGCTGTGTGATGCAATGA
- a CDS encoding carboxyl transferase domain-containing protein, with protein sequence MQISLKRINALFDPGSFVDHHQDERSHFICGEGLVNSVRTFLVMNRGQDCEFHGSGQWHTAGQIISTVTQAKNNGAPLIYIQDQSGGTGSFDTTKVLSRDMSRLLLSPSGMGRVSASIAEFAETNLLISAILGPTSGPLALPLMLADLVLMTEKGALCMGRPDMVKAMLAQESDLYSLGGTNVHSKDSGSVQLVFDDEGSLFQCLKKLVNDIFKGSSRSAFEYQNPDPTNFEKLIPSNHRTPYDMHDLLYSFIDKGSLTEMSPQYAQEVLTGYATIGGNLIAVIANNPRHNGGIIHRKSASKMVKMINIAAKTKTPIIFVADVPGFMIGKEAERSGIFSAAAELFRSHIQCKVPKLLLVARKAYTGGVYAMCGPGFNPVAVLAYPHAHIGVFSPDTMNKVLSNLDEDARITVQTLTKEIEDPRLLKSSGLITDVIDIEQTRDQLTKYLFPS encoded by the coding sequence ATGCAAATTTCCTTGAAGAGGATAAATGCGCTCTTTGACCCTGGCAGTTTTGTTGACCACCACCAGGATGAGAGGAGTCATTTCATCTGCGGTGAAGGATTGGTAAATTCGGTAAGGACGTTTCTTGTCATGAATCGCGGGCAAGACTGTGAGTTCCATGGAAGTGGCCAGTGGCACACTGCCGGGCAAATCATAAGCACGGTAACTCAGGCTAAGAATAACGGTGCCCCGTTGATCTACATTCAGGACCAGTCTGGAGGGACAGGTAGCTTCGACACAACAAAAGTGCTTTCCCGAGACATGTCCAGACTGCTTTTGTCTCCATCGGGAATGGGCCGGGTAAGCGCATCTATCGCGGAATTTGCAGAAACTAATCTGCTGATTTCCGCCATACTCGGTCCTACTTCAGGCCCGCTTGCTTTACCGCTGATGCTCGCAGACTTGGTACTGATGACTGAGAAGGGCGCTTTATGTATGGGTCGGCCGGATATGGTGAAGGCCATGCTGGCGCAGGAGTCCGACCTCTATTCACTAGGCGGAACAAACGTCCACAGCAAGGACTCAGGCTCGGTTCAGCTGGTATTTGATGACGAAGGAAGCTTGTTCCAATGCTTAAAAAAATTGGTTAACGACATTTTTAAAGGCAGCTCACGCAGCGCTTTTGAATATCAAAATCCCGATCCGACCAATTTTGAAAAATTGATTCCGTCGAATCACCGAACACCATATGACATGCATGATTTGCTATATTCTTTTATCGATAAAGGCAGTCTGACCGAAATGAGCCCACAATACGCGCAGGAGGTATTGACGGGCTATGCAACCATCGGAGGGAATCTGATCGCGGTTATCGCCAACAACCCTCGACACAACGGAGGCATAATCCATCGGAAATCTGCGTCCAAAATGGTCAAAATGATAAACATTGCTGCCAAAACCAAAACACCGATTATATTTGTTGCTGATGTCCCCGGATTCATGATCGGGAAAGAAGCGGAACGTAGCGGCATATTCTCGGCGGCAGCAGAATTGTTTCGATCGCATATTCAATGTAAGGTTCCGAAGTTACTCCTTGTTGCGCGAAAAGCTTACACCGGCGGTGTCTACGCCATGTGCGGACCCGGGTTCAACCCGGTAGCAGTGCTGGCATATCCGCATGCGCATATTGGCGTTTTCAGTCCGGATACGATGAACAAGGTTTTATCTAACCTTGACGAGGACGCAAGGATCACAGTGCAAACACTAACCAAAGAAATTGAGGATCCAAGGTTATTAAAAAGTAGCGGACTGATTACTGACGTTATTGATATAGAACAAACAAGGGATCAACTAACTAAATATTTATTTCCTAGCTGA
- a CDS encoding amidase family protein, whose product MHFENTVQSLCDRIRTGTLSAAEIRERILGADVRAATLNCFIRTCDAETYFARANDALKGAPLFGIPFSLKDNICVKGLPVTAGTPGMEDCIAKRDASIVRKLKSLGAVVAGKNNMHELSFGITSVNPQWGTVVNPAAPEHLAGGSSGGCAAAVAAGIVPIAIGTDTGGSVRIPAAFCGITGFRPTSGRWSSAGIIPVSRTKDSPGLLTKTAKDAQLLYELLTPEDQLPTKIKSTRRRIGLPASMWTELDDDVRKHCAHAVRRLTRAGFQCIELDDSAVAGLNKAGTFTVPIYEFFTDFPRTLLSLGWANRINTVFDNIRDTGVRDIIHTNLAGKFISSRDYSSAIQSIAALRMQMNTLFSNWDIDFLAYPTVPRCVPRLIDAGRPGLFADVIRNTDLASNAAMPSITLPVAPDKSLPVGLSLDAARGQDRRLLAAATCIEEILIS is encoded by the coding sequence ATGCATTTTGAAAACACCGTGCAATCACTCTGCGATCGCATACGGACTGGTACACTGTCGGCAGCAGAAATCCGGGAGCGCATACTCGGCGCGGATGTACGTGCGGCGACACTCAACTGCTTCATTCGTACATGCGACGCCGAGACGTACTTTGCTAGAGCGAACGACGCTTTAAAAGGTGCACCACTCTTTGGCATCCCTTTTTCCTTAAAGGATAATATTTGTGTTAAAGGTCTCCCTGTTACTGCGGGAACACCGGGAATGGAAGATTGTATTGCCAAGCGCGATGCTTCTATCGTCAGGAAGCTGAAATCCCTCGGAGCTGTCGTCGCCGGCAAGAACAATATGCATGAACTTAGCTTTGGCATCACATCGGTCAACCCTCAATGGGGGACTGTGGTGAATCCAGCAGCTCCCGAGCATTTGGCCGGAGGGAGCAGTGGCGGTTGCGCCGCGGCTGTGGCAGCCGGCATCGTTCCCATCGCAATCGGGACGGACACCGGCGGCTCGGTAAGAATACCGGCCGCCTTCTGTGGCATTACTGGCTTTAGGCCCACAAGCGGTCGATGGTCTTCAGCCGGAATCATCCCCGTTTCCCGAACGAAGGATTCCCCAGGCCTGCTGACGAAGACAGCGAAAGATGCGCAGCTTCTATATGAGTTGCTGACCCCCGAAGATCAGCTTCCGACAAAAATAAAAAGTACTCGACGCCGAATCGGCCTTCCGGCGTCGATGTGGACGGAACTGGATGATGATGTCCGAAAGCACTGCGCGCACGCCGTCAGACGACTGACTCGTGCAGGTTTCCAGTGCATCGAACTGGATGATTCGGCTGTTGCCGGGCTAAATAAGGCCGGAACGTTTACCGTTCCGATTTATGAATTTTTCACGGATTTCCCTCGGACATTGCTTTCGCTGGGGTGGGCAAACAGGATAAATACAGTATTCGACAACATTCGTGACACTGGTGTCCGAGATATCATTCACACCAATCTGGCCGGAAAGTTTATCTCCAGTCGAGACTATTCATCCGCAATCCAAAGTATTGCTGCCTTACGCATGCAAATGAATACGTTGTTTAGCAACTGGGACATTGATTTTCTCGCTTACCCGACCGTTCCGCGTTGCGTACCGCGTCTGATCGATGCCGGGCGGCCCGGACTATTTGCGGACGTGATTCGCAACACCGATTTGGCCAGCAACGCTGCGATGCCTTCTATCACCCTTCCTGTCGCGCCCGATAAGTCACTGCCGGTGGGACTGAGTTTGGACGCTGCGCGAGGTCAAGATCGCCGCCTCCTAGCCGCAGCAACATGCATTGAAGAAATTCTGATTTCGTAA
- a CDS encoding NAD(P)/FAD-dependent oxidoreductase — protein MKNRVAFSQSSSPTVDLLYDYAPFLQLSESEGGIGCFPSGIPAPRVAIVGAGISGLVAATELLRAGVSDITLFEARDRIGGRIWSQTFDPRHPHLIAEMGAMRFPPSATGLFHYLNKHNICTTASFPDPGVVDTELHYRGARHVWPAGDPPPSLFRRVHEGWTALLRHGCVLNGISLVAPTKITAMLKSHQLEKARTAWQAWLDAFRDSSLYSAIVTIFTSPNPPGGDLWKRPDDFELFGSLGIGSGGFLPVYQAGFTEILRLVINGYLDDQRLISSGTSTLVERLAGQEIGGSTVSERVRFSTVGRIYKEDGKIKLSTDRDGIVAFDRVIVTSNNRAMQIAHCLTDDETFLSRDVSRAVRETHLTGSSKLFMLTRDKFWITNGLPVTIQSDGFARGVYCLDYEPDNLDGRGVVLLSYTWEDDAHKLLSVADKKQRCERFVEELATFHPELARHLVPAAGNYDTSVLHHDWLTDPHSSGAFKLNYPGEDVYSQRLFFQYKTANNPARDTGLYLAGCGCSFTGGWIEGAVQTAVNSACAVIRSTGGKLLPGNPLDEIRSAYRY, from the coding sequence ATGAAGAACCGTGTCGCATTTTCACAAAGTTCATCACCGACTGTTGACCTGCTGTATGACTACGCTCCCTTCCTTCAACTTTCAGAGTCTGAAGGAGGAATTGGCTGCTTTCCGTCCGGCATCCCTGCGCCCCGAGTTGCCATCGTTGGAGCCGGTATCAGCGGCCTTGTGGCTGCCACAGAACTATTGCGAGCAGGGGTAAGCGACATTACATTATTTGAGGCTCGCGATCGCATTGGAGGAAGAATTTGGTCCCAAACATTTGATCCAAGGCATCCACATCTTATTGCTGAAATGGGCGCAATGCGATTTCCTCCTAGTGCAACCGGCCTTTTTCACTACCTAAACAAGCATAACATCTGCACGACAGCGTCTTTCCCTGATCCAGGAGTGGTCGACACCGAGCTGCATTATCGCGGTGCTCGTCATGTTTGGCCCGCGGGAGATCCCCCACCGTCATTATTCAGACGCGTTCATGAAGGTTGGACAGCCTTGTTGCGTCACGGGTGTGTACTAAACGGCATCTCTCTCGTAGCGCCAACAAAGATTACGGCCATGTTGAAGTCACATCAACTCGAAAAAGCGCGTACGGCATGGCAGGCCTGGCTCGACGCATTTCGAGATAGTTCGCTTTATTCCGCCATTGTGACGATTTTCACTAGCCCGAATCCACCCGGCGGTGACCTATGGAAGAGACCCGACGACTTCGAGCTGTTCGGCTCTTTAGGGATAGGTTCCGGCGGCTTTCTGCCTGTCTATCAAGCGGGATTCACTGAAATTCTGCGTCTCGTCATTAACGGCTATCTCGATGATCAGCGCCTGATCTCGAGCGGAACTTCCACATTGGTTGAACGGCTGGCTGGACAGGAGATCGGAGGAAGCACTGTCAGCGAACGGGTTCGCTTTAGCACCGTGGGGCGCATCTACAAAGAGGATGGGAAGATAAAACTCTCAACGGATAGAGATGGGATAGTGGCTTTCGACCGCGTAATCGTTACCAGCAACAACAGAGCAATGCAAATCGCTCACTGTCTGACAGACGACGAAACGTTTTTAAGCCGCGACGTATCCCGAGCCGTGAGAGAAACACATCTCACGGGGTCGTCGAAACTGTTCATGCTCACCCGCGACAAATTCTGGATCACAAACGGGCTGCCAGTCACCATCCAGTCGGACGGTTTCGCTCGGGGCGTATATTGTCTCGATTACGAACCTGATAACTTAGATGGGCGGGGCGTGGTATTACTCAGTTACACGTGGGAAGACGACGCCCACAAGCTACTGAGCGTCGCCGACAAAAAGCAGCGGTGTGAGCGCTTTGTCGAGGAACTTGCAACGTTCCATCCAGAACTCGCGCGCCATTTAGTTCCCGCCGCCGGCAATTATGATACTAGTGTCCTTCACCACGACTGGTTGACCGACCCGCACTCCTCCGGAGCGTTTAAGCTCAACTATCCCGGCGAGGATGTCTATTCACAACGACTCTTCTTTCAGTACAAGACGGCAAATAATCCTGCAAGGGATACCGGGCTCTATCTGGCTGGATGTGGCTGTTCTTTCACCGGAGGATGGATTGAGGGAGCTGTGCAGACGGCTGTGAACAGCGCATGCGCCGTGATACGCAGTACAGGAGGGAAGCTTCTGCCGGGCAACCCGCTTGACGAAATCCGCAGCGCTTACCGTTACTGA
- a CDS encoding IS5 family transposase (programmed frameshift) yields MARTLLSDEVWKKIRDILPGKEGDRGRTASNNRWFLEAVLWIARTGSPWRDLPAEFGRWHTVYIRFSRWRSKGVWQRVVNALAGHTEIEHVMIDSTIVRAHQHSAGATKKGGPQALGRSRGGLSTKLHLAIDSTGRPLRLIVTEGQVADISCAVQLVEHLRTGAVIADKGYDSDAFVQAIRATHAKVVIPPRSNRKTKRRYDRGLYRTRNLVERFFNRIKHFRRVSTRYDKLADSYLVFASLACIFGPVVNVNIT; encoded by the exons ATGGCGCGAACGTTACTGAGCGATGAAGTATGGAAGAAGATCCGGGACATCCTGCCTGGCAAGGAAGGCGATCGCGGCCGAACGGCATCCAACAATCGCTGGTTTCTCGAAGCGGTGCTGTGGATTGCCCGGACTGGCAGTCCATGGCGCGACTTGCCTGCAGAGTTCGGTCGATGGCATACGGTGTACATCCGCTTCTCGCGCTGGCGAAGCAAGGGCGTATGGCAACGGGTGGTGAATGCACTGGCAGGCCACACGGAAATCGAGCACGTCATGATCGATTCGACGATCGTTCGCGCACACCAGCATTCAGCCGGAGCTACAAAAAAAG GTGGGCCGCAAGCTCTCGGTCGTTCCCGAGGTGGACTGAGCACCAAGCTGCATCTGGCGATCGATTCGACGGGGCGTCCGTTGCGCCTGATCGTCACTGAAGGGCAGGTCGCCGACATCTCGTGTGCGGTACAACTGGTTGAGCATTTGCGCACGGGAGCGGTTATCGCAGACAAGGGCTATGACTCCGACGCCTTCGTGCAAGCCATTCGGGCTACCCACGCGAAGGTTGTCATCCCGCCACGTTCGAATCGCAAGACAAAGCGCCGCTACGACCGTGGGCTGTACCGTACGCGCAATCTGGTCGAGCGTTTCTTCAATCGCATCAAACATTTTCGCCGTGTATCCACTCGATATGACAAGCTCGCCGACAGCTATCTCGTGTTTGCGTCACTTGCCTGCATATTTGGACCGGTCGTAAATGTGAACATCACCTAG
- a CDS encoding sterol desaturase family protein has product MHILDVNQMAEFFVKSFKLVAIFATLCVALEVIFPAYRYSFASYVRGVRNWIIRIGLGAIVWHGYAVGLEWLGVEPLLTVNFATLLHSDNAIINVGFAVLSGVLVAIAGDFFYYWMHRAQHAVPFMWRMHATHHSIRELTAWNCNHHVSEPLIYAVFVALPLTLIHFKSGVVPAVAMTLIAFQAHLSHSSTRINLGPLRYIIGDNKFHRIHHSLELQHRRRNYGFFTTIWDTIFRTAYWPKKNEWPEVGLRGQSEPLTVSDYFMFPFDRSRWCKARDGSGVRQS; this is encoded by the coding sequence ATGCATATTCTCGATGTTAATCAGATGGCCGAGTTTTTTGTGAAATCGTTTAAGCTCGTTGCGATCTTCGCTACATTGTGCGTAGCGCTCGAGGTGATCTTTCCGGCTTATCGATACAGTTTTGCGTCGTACGTTCGCGGCGTACGGAATTGGATCATTCGCATTGGGCTCGGTGCGATAGTCTGGCACGGCTACGCCGTGGGTTTGGAATGGTTAGGGGTCGAGCCGCTCCTAACGGTCAATTTCGCGACATTGCTTCACTCAGACAACGCAATCATTAACGTGGGCTTCGCCGTCCTTTCTGGAGTTTTAGTTGCGATCGCCGGCGACTTCTTTTACTACTGGATGCATCGAGCTCAGCATGCTGTTCCATTCATGTGGCGCATGCATGCTACTCATCACTCGATCCGCGAGCTGACGGCGTGGAATTGCAATCATCACGTTTCCGAGCCGCTTATTTATGCAGTATTTGTGGCCCTACCACTCACGCTGATTCACTTTAAATCTGGCGTGGTGCCCGCTGTTGCGATGACACTGATTGCCTTTCAGGCGCATCTTTCTCACTCTAGCACTCGCATCAATCTTGGGCCGCTTCGATACATCATCGGCGACAATAAGTTCCACCGTATTCACCACTCGTTGGAACTGCAACACCGACGCCGGAACTATGGGTTCTTTACGACTATCTGGGACACGATTTTTCGTACGGCGTACTGGCCAAAAAAGAATGAGTGGCCGGAAGTTGGGCTTCGAGGCCAGTCTGAACCGCTCACCGTGAGTGACTACTTTATGTTTCCGTTTGATCGGAGCCGCTGGTGCAAGGCTAGAGACGGAAGCGGTGTACGGCAGAGTTGA
- a CDS encoding GH12 family glycosyl hydrolase domain-containing protein: MPRISILASYAATAILMLGVTSAQAATWSASSPETSSCFSTNLFASWIYGSYTVNNDVWSPCSNVTAGVQTIWANTNLDWGVTSDQPNTSGIKSYPHIGYLINKTISSLNTLTAAVSATTPSGGAWESTFDIWASNNSHEIMVWLNYTGTSEGCGNVKPISYNWTSAGCAVPLHSNVSLTGGTWNVYVGSNGRNTVYSFLRTTKTNDTTIDVLAIMKYLKSLNYFDDVMIGELQYGFEITSSPGGLSFASKNFTVTVE, translated from the coding sequence ATGCCCCGAATCTCGATCCTAGCGAGCTACGCTGCTACCGCCATACTGATGCTTGGCGTCACCAGCGCACAGGCCGCGACTTGGTCAGCATCTTCCCCCGAAACCTCGTCCTGCTTCTCGACCAATTTATTCGCCTCTTGGATCTACGGCAGCTACACCGTCAACAACGACGTCTGGTCTCCCTGCAGCAATGTGACCGCGGGTGTGCAGACCATCTGGGCCAACACTAACCTCGACTGGGGCGTAACTTCGGATCAGCCCAACACCAGCGGCATCAAGTCCTATCCGCACATCGGTTACTTGATCAACAAGACCATCAGTTCGTTGAACACGTTGACCGCGGCGGTCTCGGCTACTACGCCTTCCGGTGGTGCATGGGAATCGACCTTCGATATATGGGCTAGCAATAATTCGCACGAGATTATGGTCTGGCTGAACTACACCGGAACCTCGGAGGGTTGCGGCAATGTCAAGCCGATCTCCTATAACTGGACGTCCGCTGGTTGCGCTGTACCGCTTCACAGCAACGTCTCGCTAACCGGTGGCACTTGGAACGTCTACGTGGGCAGCAACGGCCGCAACACGGTTTATTCGTTTTTGCGCACGACCAAGACCAACGACACGACGATCGATGTGCTGGCGATCATGAAGTACCTGAAGTCGCTCAACTATTTCGACGACGTTATGATCGGCGAACTGCAGTACGGCTTCGAGATCACGTCATCGCCGGGCGGTCTGAGCTTCGCGTCCAAGAACTTCACCGTTACTGTCGAGTGA
- a CDS encoding 4Fe-4S dicluster domain-containing protein: MALKIIASTCTGCSACEPQCANIAISEKNGVFAIDPKKCMECDGQFDTPQCVAVCPVDGCIVPA, encoded by the coding sequence ATGGCCCTGAAGATCATTGCGTCAACGTGTACCGGCTGCTCGGCCTGCGAGCCGCAGTGCGCCAATATCGCCATCAGTGAGAAAAACGGTGTCTTTGCAATCGATCCGAAGAAATGCATGGAGTGCGACGGCCAGTTCGATACTCCGCAATGCGTGGCGGTGTGCCCCGTGGACGGATGCATCGTTCCGGCCTAG
- a CDS encoding HesB/IscA family protein → MLPNLTVTPAAEKFMRRIVRFSGLPSGAGFRLLVNSGGCSGYDAGFSAVTGAQPGDEAMEINGLRLFLPAESRLLLDGVTIDFVDTPDRSGFAFMKDNQGPGVAASEGEPGVRRIEVGAIGHGRPLLPPPAS, encoded by the coding sequence ATGCTGCCCAACCTTACCGTGACACCCGCTGCCGAAAAGTTCATGCGCCGTATTGTGCGCTTTTCCGGCTTGCCATCTGGTGCGGGTTTTCGTCTGCTTGTGAACTCTGGCGGCTGCTCTGGATACGATGCCGGGTTCAGTGCCGTAACCGGGGCGCAGCCAGGCGACGAGGCGATGGAGATCAATGGTCTGCGTCTTTTCCTGCCCGCAGAAAGCCGCCTGCTGCTGGACGGTGTGACGATCGACTTCGTCGACACACCTGATCGGTCGGGTTTCGCGTTCATGAAGGACAATCAGGGACCTGGTGTTGCCGCCAGCGAAGGCGAACCCGGTGTCAGGCGCATTGAAGTGGGTGCGATCGGACACGGGCGCCCCTTGTTGCCGCCACCAGCATCGTGA
- a CDS encoding nitrogen fixation protein NifZ translates to MMGDFQNEDAIEVACAPSFSIGERVIARSVIRNDGTYTGKNMGELLVNKGDAGYVTRIDMFLQRFYIYAVHFVETDRKVGMRAKELCTLDYLPDDVLACLGERATAIRPIGVPTRDEVAMARR, encoded by the coding sequence ATGATGGGTGACTTCCAAAACGAGGACGCCATCGAGGTCGCGTGTGCGCCATCGTTCAGCATTGGCGAGCGTGTGATCGCGCGCTCGGTAATTCGCAACGATGGCACCTACACCGGCAAGAATATGGGCGAGCTTCTCGTGAACAAGGGCGACGCAGGCTATGTCACCCGGATCGACATGTTCCTGCAGCGGTTTTACATCTATGCGGTTCATTTCGTTGAAACAGATCGCAAGGTCGGCATGCGCGCGAAGGAACTGTGCACGCTCGATTATCTTCCCGATGACGTGCTCGCGTGTCTGGGCGAGCGGGCCACGGCTATTCGTCCGATCGGTGTCCCTACGAGAGATGAGGTAGCTATGGCGCGACGGTAA
- the nifT gene encoding putative nitrogen fixation protein NifT — protein MKVTIRKDRRGALTAYVPKKDLEEPIVSVARAHMWGGLITLANGWQLELPEMAPDTALPVTVEARRVTGKTE, from the coding sequence GTGAAAGTGACGATTCGCAAGGATAGACGAGGAGCATTGACCGCTTATGTCCCGAAGAAAGATCTTGAGGAGCCGATCGTTTCCGTTGCACGCGCACATATGTGGGGCGGGCTCATTACGCTGGCCAACGGCTGGCAGCTGGAGCTGCCCGAAATGGCACCTGATACCGCGCTTCCCGTCACTGTAGAAGCCCGGCGCGTGACGGGTAAGACGGAATGA
- a CDS encoding 2-aminoethylphosphonate--pyruvate transaminase codes for MTVPHHFLLTPGPLTLSDEVRAQMQYDVGSRDACFKTITAQVRNIIVDLVDGRDAYSVIPMQGGGSYGIEAALASFVAPSDRPLVCINGIYGERMLKMLQLRGVHVVSMTAPCDEPLSTSKIAEYLRRNPAVTHLCFVHCETTTGVINPLRPIVELAKKHGVRTIIDAMSSFGAVEISAKQVQFDVLVTSSNKCIEGPPGVSFVIASLEMLNSRVKHMNSFVLDVRDQWNSFEKSGEWRSTPPTHVIQACAKALERLTIEGVFRRGERYRSVRDAIIGATAPYASPLLNAKIRSPVCLALTAPNVIRTQKDLDALYAHLVDYNLYIYTKLHSQTRSFRIGCMGRIDLMWIRLLEIAFQDFFDANRGVRKYLSASKNRSVEKVL; via the coding sequence ATGACTGTACCGCATCATTTCTTACTGACGCCGGGGCCATTGACGTTGAGCGATGAGGTTAGGGCGCAGATGCAATATGACGTCGGCTCGCGCGACGCGTGTTTCAAGACGATAACGGCTCAGGTAAGAAATATAATAGTTGATTTAGTTGACGGTAGAGACGCCTACTCGGTGATCCCGATGCAAGGCGGTGGATCCTACGGCATAGAAGCCGCGTTGGCTTCCTTTGTTGCGCCTTCCGATCGTCCTCTCGTCTGCATCAATGGAATTTATGGTGAGCGGATGTTAAAGATGCTGCAACTCCGTGGTGTCCATGTTGTCAGCATGACCGCTCCATGTGACGAGCCACTTTCAACATCCAAAATCGCTGAATATCTGAGAAGAAATCCCGCGGTTACACATCTCTGCTTCGTGCATTGCGAAACCACCACTGGCGTTATTAATCCGCTTAGACCGATAGTAGAACTAGCAAAGAAGCATGGTGTAAGAACGATCATAGATGCAATGAGTTCTTTCGGTGCGGTGGAGATTAGCGCCAAGCAAGTGCAATTTGACGTCCTTGTCACTTCTAGCAATAAATGCATTGAAGGTCCACCGGGTGTGTCGTTTGTAATCGCTTCACTGGAGATGCTTAATAGCAGAGTTAAACATATGAATTCCTTCGTGCTGGATGTTCGAGACCAATGGAACAGTTTTGAGAAATCCGGTGAATGGCGCTCCACTCCTCCAACGCATGTCATTCAGGCTTGCGCCAAAGCACTTGAGCGACTGACCATCGAGGGCGTCTTTCGCCGCGGTGAGCGTTACCGATCTGTACGCGACGCGATTATAGGAGCAACCGCGCCGTATGCTTCTCCTCTTTTAAACGCGAAAATACGGTCGCCGGTATGCCTTGCCCTTACTGCACCCAATGTCATTCGTACGCAAAAAGATCTCGACGCGCTATACGCCCATCTGGTGGACTACAACCTCTACATCTATACAAAGTTGCATTCTCAGACTCGCAGCTTCAGGATTGGTTGTATGGGGCGCATCGATTTGATGTGGATTCGACTGTTGGAAATTGCGTTTCAAGATTTTTTCGACGCCAATCGAGGCGTTAGGAAATACTTATCGGCGTCCAAAAACCGATCTGTGGAAAAGGTCTTGTGA